The proteins below come from a single Roseiflexus sp. RS-1 genomic window:
- a CDS encoding DUF7507 domain-containing protein, which translates to MSTQTPSPARAERARQPEPLRWIIASALLLALLSICCVAEIVTRALIPRDLATALNLLSKDRADYRPWLLPPGLAAIPPEVAAAEAAERATATSVALRGTPTVPVVGSVPTIQVPVVPPALDAPTPTPGDVLIVEPPTVTPRPVGSLPTNTPVIATIEPVTNTPTQPPLAQPTATSTTSPESQPTNPAQPPTATGISQPTDTPLPASPTVRLSPVPTRTPAPVPTDTPIPTPSEAPTPVPTDTSTPVPTATFTPVPPTPVPPTPVPPTPTFTPIPTPTPTFTPIPTPTPTFTPIPTPTPTFTPIPTPTETPIPTPTETLTPTPTETPTPTPVPNVQVTKSAAPNPVQVGQTITWTIGVLNTGTTPITVTRIYDTFEFSGTPVFSIGSCNSPQGGSCTRGGFNTDATWTGTVTLAPGQSMQLLISGVFPSQPPPGSDARCNIRWEVDVTGIGTIFSPGSTALCVDVLPP; encoded by the coding sequence ATGAGTACACAAACACCATCACCAGCCCGGGCGGAACGGGCGCGACAGCCTGAGCCGCTGCGCTGGATCATCGCTTCAGCCTTGCTGCTGGCGCTCCTTTCGATCTGCTGCGTTGCGGAGATTGTAACGCGCGCCCTGATTCCGCGTGATCTGGCGACTGCACTGAACCTGCTCTCGAAAGATCGCGCCGACTACCGTCCCTGGCTCCTGCCGCCGGGCCTCGCCGCAATTCCGCCGGAAGTCGCAGCTGCCGAAGCTGCCGAACGCGCAACAGCCACCAGTGTGGCGCTCCGTGGCACCCCGACTGTGCCGGTCGTCGGAAGTGTTCCAACCATCCAGGTGCCGGTGGTGCCGCCAGCGCTCGACGCGCCAACGCCAACACCCGGCGATGTGCTGATCGTCGAACCGCCGACAGTGACCCCACGACCGGTTGGCAGTCTGCCGACAAACACTCCGGTCATCGCAACCATCGAACCGGTCACGAATACGCCAACCCAACCGCCGCTCGCTCAACCGACCGCCACCAGCACAACGTCGCCAGAGTCACAACCAACGAATCCTGCACAACCGCCAACTGCAACCGGCATTTCTCAACCGACCGATACGCCCTTGCCAGCGTCACCGACGGTCAGGCTCTCACCCGTGCCGACACGCACGCCTGCACCGGTCCCAACCGATACGCCGATACCAACGCCATCGGAAGCGCCAACACCGGTCCCAACTGATACGTCCACGCCGGTTCCAACAGCGACATTCACTCCCGTACCGCCTACCCCGGTACCGCCTACCCCGGTACCGCCCACCCCAACGTTCACGCCGATTCCGACGCCGACGCCGACGTTCACGCCGATTCCGACGCCGACGCCGACGTTCACGCCGATTCCGACGCCGACGCCGACGTTCACGCCGATTCCGACGCCGACAGAGACGCCGATCCCGACGCCGACAGAAACGCTGACCCCGACGCCGACGGAGACGCCCACCCCGACGCCTGTGCCCAATGTGCAGGTGACGAAGAGCGCGGCTCCCAATCCGGTTCAGGTCGGGCAGACGATCACGTGGACGATTGGGGTACTCAATACCGGGACAACGCCTATCACTGTGACGCGGATTTATGATACGTTTGAATTCAGTGGCACTCCGGTCTTTAGTATTGGTTCATGCAACAGTCCGCAGGGCGGGAGTTGTACACGTGGAGGATTTAATACCGATGCAACATGGACTGGCACTGTCACGCTGGCGCCAGGGCAAAGCATGCAACTGTTGATCAGCGGCGTCTTTCCATCTCAACCACCGCCAGGCAGCGATGCCCGGTGTAATATCCGCTGGGAGGTGGACGTGACAGGGATTGGGACGATCTTCTCTCCTGGCTCGACAGCGTTGTGCGTGGATGTTCTGCCGCCGTAG